From the genome of Cytobacillus firmus, one region includes:
- a CDS encoding (2Fe-2S)-binding protein, protein MDKSTIICRCEEISCEEVEEVISNGGRTFDDVKRITRCGMGPCQAKICTSMVAEIIHQQTGLSPSEIPLPRMRMPLSPIKLETLATNSTSFSAVKSVLDEVELEEGKVR, encoded by the coding sequence TTGGATAAATCGACAATCATCTGCAGATGTGAAGAAATCAGCTGTGAAGAAGTGGAAGAAGTTATCAGCAATGGTGGAAGGACCTTTGATGATGTGAAGAGGATTACCCGCTGCGGGATGGGTCCCTGTCAGGCAAAAATCTGCACCAGCATGGTGGCAGAAATTATTCACCAGCAGACTGGGTTATCACCTTCAGAGATTCCGCTGCCAAGAATGAGAATGCCTCTATCCCCCATTAAGCTTGAAACGCTGGCAACGAACAGTACCTCCTTTAGTGCGGTCAAGTCTGTTCTGGATGAGGTGGAATTGGAAGAAGGGAAGGTGAGGTAA
- a CDS encoding NAD(P)/FAD-dependent oxidoreductase encodes MKTDVLIIGGGPAGLSTAIETASRGLDVTIVDEASKLGGQLNQQTQALRPLPSLYESMRGFELANKLIEQIKDYNVRQLLNHRVVGFYADGSAGITDEENVFPVNAKKIIVASGAAEKAVAFPKWTLPGIMTIGAAQTLINRDFVMPGREAVIVGSSDFAMETAIQLMDVGIRVKAIIEKQSGALAKEQEKVRELSRSGIPFYFNSFIKEARGNGQVEQIDVALPDDVITLNVDLVCMDGGRAPILDVLYQLGCSFGFQEELGGWIPQYNNRFQTDREDVFIAGNAAGISTHGPLLLTGMIAGISASEELQAISALEAHEIREALWKELELLEDKEMHSGRVKHLEKFANPVLKDQFIY; translated from the coding sequence ATGAAGACTGATGTACTGATCATTGGAGGCGGTCCTGCAGGCCTGTCGACAGCAATTGAGACGGCATCAAGGGGACTGGATGTAACCATTGTTGACGAAGCTTCCAAGCTTGGCGGGCAGCTTAACCAGCAGACTCAAGCGCTGCGTCCGCTTCCCTCCCTATATGAATCCATGCGCGGCTTTGAATTGGCAAATAAACTAATCGAGCAGATTAAGGATTATAATGTGAGACAGCTCCTGAATCACCGTGTTGTCGGATTTTACGCTGATGGAAGTGCCGGAATTACAGATGAAGAAAATGTATTTCCTGTAAATGCAAAAAAGATTATAGTGGCTTCCGGAGCAGCTGAAAAGGCTGTTGCTTTTCCAAAATGGACATTGCCGGGGATTATGACAATCGGTGCTGCACAGACACTGATCAATCGTGATTTTGTGATGCCTGGGAGAGAAGCTGTGATTGTGGGCTCCAGTGATTTTGCCATGGAAACGGCTATACAGCTGATGGATGTGGGTATCCGGGTCAAAGCAATTATAGAAAAACAAAGTGGAGCTTTGGCAAAAGAGCAGGAAAAAGTGAGAGAACTGTCACGGAGCGGAATTCCATTTTACTTTAATAGTTTTATAAAAGAGGCAAGAGGAAATGGGCAGGTGGAACAGATTGATGTTGCGCTGCCGGATGACGTCATTACCCTGAATGTGGACCTCGTTTGTATGGATGGAGGCAGGGCACCCATACTGGATGTTTTATATCAGCTGGGCTGTTCCTTTGGATTTCAAGAGGAGCTGGGCGGATGGATTCCGCAATATAATAATAGATTCCAAACCGATAGGGAAGATGTATTCATAGCCGGGAATGCAGCTGGCATCAGCACTCATGGTCCGTTGCTTTTAACAGGAATGATTGCCGGCATCAGTGCAAGTGAAGAACTGCAGGCAATCAGTGCGCTTGAGGCACATGAGATAAGAGAGGCACTTTGGAAGGAACTCGAATTATTGGAGGACAAAGAAATGCACAGCGGAAGAGTCAAGCATCTCGAGAAATTCGCAAACCCGGTACTGAAAGATCAATTTATCTACTAG
- a CDS encoding (2Fe-2S)-binding protein, which produces MHIEKHPVLGRQLHKPVTIYFNDQPYQAYTQQSVAAALMANGIKKLGVTRKLVQSRGLFCSRGRCCSCYMTIEGEDHVRSCMTEVEDGMRIYPNMDDPEVRRDIDED; this is translated from the coding sequence ATGCACATTGAGAAACATCCTGTTCTTGGCAGGCAGCTTCATAAGCCTGTAACCATTTATTTCAATGACCAGCCATATCAGGCCTATACGCAGCAATCAGTTGCTGCTGCCTTAATGGCAAATGGAATTAAGAAATTGGGTGTCACCCGTAAGCTGGTCCAATCCAGAGGATTATTCTGCTCGCGCGGGAGATGCTGCAGCTGTTATATGACCATTGAAGGTGAGGATCATGTGCGGAGCTGCATGACAGAAGTTGAAGACGGCATGCGAATATACCCGAATATGGATGACCCCGAGGTAAGGAGGGACATTGATGAAGACTGA
- a CDS encoding ABC transporter permease, with the protein MSRRLPKYFFNFVCLMVYIFLLAPIVVVLLSSLTTTEYIVFPPEGLTLRWYTELIEHPEFMQSFTLSIIVAFGTAIIATAIGTLASLAVVRRQFKGKTAIVQLVGSPLLIPSVVFGVALLQFYSWIGLAASPIALILGHIILTVPFVMRLVVASLVGFDRSIEQAALNLGAGPMKVFFQITLPIIKSGVIAGAIFAFITSFDDLTVALFIVSTDVVTLPVRIYTYMQYQYDPIITSVSSIMILFTVVLMLVIERVLGVGKVFSSKN; encoded by the coding sequence ATGAGCAGGAGGCTTCCCAAGTATTTCTTTAACTTTGTTTGTTTAATGGTTTATATTTTCCTGCTGGCACCAATCGTGGTTGTTTTGCTTTCCTCCTTAACAACTACCGAATACATTGTATTCCCGCCAGAAGGCCTGACTCTCAGATGGTACACAGAATTAATTGAACATCCGGAATTTATGCAGTCCTTTACACTGAGCATTATTGTGGCTTTCGGAACCGCCATTATTGCGACTGCCATTGGCACCCTTGCATCGCTTGCAGTAGTCAGGCGCCAATTTAAAGGAAAGACAGCGATTGTTCAATTAGTGGGATCGCCGCTTTTAATACCATCGGTCGTGTTTGGTGTGGCTCTCTTGCAGTTTTACTCATGGATAGGTTTAGCTGCCAGTCCGATTGCTTTAATTTTAGGGCATATCATTTTAACGGTTCCATTTGTGATGCGTCTGGTTGTTGCAAGCTTAGTAGGTTTCGACCGTTCTATCGAACAAGCGGCCTTGAACCTTGGTGCAGGACCGATGAAAGTTTTCTTTCAAATAACTCTGCCGATCATTAAATCAGGCGTTATAGCCGGCGCCATTTTTGCCTTTATTACTTCATTCGATGATTTAACAGTTGCCTTATTCATTGTCAGCACCGATGTCGTGACACTGCCAGTGCGGATCTACACATACATGCAATATCAATATGATCCGATTATCACATCCGTATCAAGCATCATGATTCTATTCACTGTTGTATTAATGCTCGTAATTGAAAGAGTGCTTGGTGTAGGGAAAGTGTTTTCCTCGAAAAATTAG
- a CDS encoding ABC transporter permease: MQAGIGTEHDLLIQQKKKNVNKKRLDTWLLLLPTLGIFIFFFLLPLFFLFITSFKSFDASTGVGNEWTLQNYIKFMSDPFYLGVVWRTVKIALLTTLITIAISYPVAFQISRSKGRARNYLTLLVLSPLLISMVIRCYGWVILLSNNGVVNNTLLKLGWIDQPLTLLYTELSVVIGMVHVLFPYMVLSIMGSLEKIDPSVIRASQNLGASSFRTFFSILLPLTLPGVFAGSVMVFSLSVSSFVTPAILGGPQVKVMSYLTYEQVAVMLNWPYGGAIGFLLILIATITIIAYSKILARSEKGVAIQ; the protein is encoded by the coding sequence ATGCAAGCCGGAATCGGAACGGAACATGACTTATTGATTCAGCAAAAGAAAAAGAATGTGAATAAAAAACGGCTTGATACGTGGCTGCTTTTACTTCCAACGCTGGGAATCTTCATTTTCTTCTTTTTGCTGCCATTGTTTTTCTTATTTATCACTAGCTTTAAAAGTTTTGATGCCAGCACAGGAGTGGGAAATGAGTGGACGCTCCAGAACTACATCAAGTTCATGTCAGATCCTTTTTATCTTGGAGTGGTCTGGCGTACGGTGAAAATCGCTCTTTTAACAACATTGATTACGATCGCTATCTCTTACCCGGTTGCTTTTCAGATTTCCAGATCAAAGGGAAGAGCCAGAAATTATTTAACCCTTCTGGTGCTTTCTCCGCTTCTGATCAGCATGGTTATACGCTGCTACGGCTGGGTGATTCTGTTATCCAACAACGGTGTTGTCAACAATACACTATTAAAGCTGGGCTGGATTGATCAGCCTTTAACCCTCTTATACACCGAATTGAGTGTCGTCATCGGAATGGTGCATGTTCTTTTCCCGTACATGGTGCTCAGCATCATGGGCTCACTCGAAAAAATAGACCCTTCTGTCATCAGAGCCTCGCAGAATCTTGGGGCCAGCTCCTTCAGAACTTTCTTTTCCATTTTGCTTCCGTTAACCTTGCCAGGTGTTTTCGCCGGATCGGTTATGGTGTTCAGCTTAAGCGTCAGCTCATTCGTTACACCGGCCATTCTTGGCGGTCCCCAAGTGAAGGTTATGTCCTATTTAACGTATGAACAAGTAGCTGTGATGCTGAACTGGCCGTATGGAGGCGCAATCGGCTTCCTGCTAATCCTGATTGCCACCATTACCATCATCGCATACAGCAAAATCCTTGCCAGGTCTGAGAAAGGAGTGGCCATACAATGA
- a CDS encoding ABC transporter ATP-binding protein: MSYLSLENMVKTFNKTEVVKKLSLEIQKGELVSFLGPSGCGKTTTLNMIAGFLEVDGGKIEVDGKPVHLLPPNKREMGMVFQNYALFPHMTVFDNVAYGLKLRKVPKSEISKRVLEALEMVRLAGYEKRYPKELSGGQQQRVSLARALVIKPKVLLLDEPLSNLDAKLRQEMREEIVDIQKQVGITTIFVTHDQEEALAISDRIAVMYEGRIEQVDDPASIYNHPKTDFVSQFIGEVNHIQGKVLETYENKKCKMHFFGNEQIVSVPSVKNSEVHFFIRPEKIQIALAGSNERNESFQTKVERKMFLGAKTRYILKVHDRHLIADISNTVLNPTEIKEGNSVYTYWNPEDLLPSRMAR, encoded by the coding sequence ATGAGTTACTTAAGCCTGGAAAACATGGTCAAGACCTTTAATAAAACAGAAGTGGTTAAAAAGCTCAGCCTTGAAATCCAAAAAGGGGAACTGGTCTCCTTTTTGGGGCCTTCTGGCTGCGGAAAAACGACAACACTGAATATGATTGCCGGATTTTTGGAAGTGGATGGCGGGAAGATTGAGGTGGACGGCAAACCCGTTCACCTGCTTCCTCCCAATAAAAGAGAAATGGGCATGGTGTTCCAAAACTATGCTTTGTTTCCGCACATGACAGTTTTTGATAATGTCGCCTATGGGCTTAAGCTCCGTAAAGTCCCAAAAAGTGAAATCAGCAAAAGGGTGCTTGAAGCATTGGAGATGGTTCGTCTGGCAGGCTATGAAAAACGATATCCAAAGGAACTTTCAGGAGGACAGCAGCAGCGTGTTTCATTGGCGAGGGCCCTGGTCATTAAGCCGAAGGTGCTTCTTCTGGATGAGCCATTGAGCAATCTTGATGCCAAGCTGCGCCAGGAAATGCGTGAAGAAATTGTTGATATCCAAAAGCAGGTGGGGATTACTACCATATTTGTCACACATGATCAGGAAGAAGCATTGGCCATTTCAGACCGGATTGCGGTCATGTATGAGGGGCGGATTGAACAGGTAGATGATCCGGCATCCATATATAACCATCCAAAGACTGACTTCGTGTCCCAGTTTATAGGGGAAGTGAACCACATTCAGGGAAAGGTTCTGGAAACCTATGAAAATAAGAAGTGTAAAATGCACTTTTTTGGAAATGAACAGATCGTTTCCGTTCCATCGGTGAAGAATTCCGAAGTTCACTTTTTCATCCGCCCTGAAAAAATCCAAATCGCTTTAGCCGGATCAAATGAAAGAAATGAGTCTTTTCAAACCAAGGTGGAACGGAAAATGTTTCTTGGAGCCAAGACAAGATACATTTTGAAGGTGCATGACCGGCATCTTATTGCGGATATTTCCAATACTGTTTTGAATCCCACCGAAATAAAAGAAGGAAACAGTGTCTACACCTATTGGAACCCGGAAGACCTGCTGCCTTCAAGAATGGCGAGGTGA
- a CDS encoding ABC transporter substrate-binding protein — protein sequence MSLKKKAYLIVLLCLLLVTAAGCSGKTGSSADEGSGKSDGKTLVLAAYGGSYEQKMKEVLIPKFEKEHGVKVKYITGSSVDTLSKLQAQKDNPQIDVAFLDDGPQAQAKAFGLLAPLDESVVTNLANIYDIAKDKDNIGVGFGIISTGLAYNKDVFEQNGWEPPTSWNDLADPKFKGKLVLPSIANTYGVHLLLMTAIANGGSEENIEPGFEKMKEIAQNAITFDKTADVSNYFLQGQTVASAWGSSRVFTLQDSGFPIEYVIPEEGVPALMPTVSVIKDAPNADLAQEFVNFVLDEEAQLLFANSLFDGPVNKNVKLEGDIVDKVAYGEEEIAKLIKVDWETVNAKRAEWTERANKEIEVAH from the coding sequence ATGAGTTTGAAAAAGAAAGCTTATTTAATTGTATTGCTTTGTTTATTGCTTGTAACGGCTGCAGGGTGCAGCGGCAAAACAGGAAGTTCTGCAGATGAAGGATCAGGAAAAAGTGATGGAAAGACACTTGTGTTAGCAGCATACGGTGGAAGCTATGAGCAAAAAATGAAGGAAGTTCTGATTCCGAAGTTTGAGAAAGAACATGGTGTTAAGGTGAAATATATTACTGGAAGCTCCGTTGATACCTTATCAAAGCTTCAGGCTCAAAAGGATAATCCTCAAATTGATGTAGCTTTCCTCGATGACGGTCCTCAGGCTCAGGCAAAGGCGTTTGGATTGCTGGCTCCATTGGATGAGAGTGTTGTGACGAATCTGGCAAATATCTATGATATTGCAAAAGACAAGGATAATATCGGTGTTGGATTCGGGATTATTTCAACCGGCTTGGCTTATAACAAGGATGTCTTTGAACAGAATGGCTGGGAACCGCCTACATCCTGGAATGATTTGGCCGATCCAAAGTTTAAAGGAAAACTTGTACTGCCATCCATTGCCAATACGTACGGAGTTCATCTTCTTCTTATGACAGCAATTGCCAATGGAGGAAGTGAAGAGAATATCGAACCTGGTTTTGAAAAGATGAAGGAAATCGCCCAAAACGCCATTACTTTTGATAAAACAGCTGACGTTTCCAACTACTTTCTACAGGGACAGACAGTTGCCAGTGCATGGGGAAGCAGCCGGGTATTTACACTTCAGGACAGCGGATTCCCAATTGAGTATGTGATTCCGGAAGAAGGGGTTCCTGCTTTGATGCCAACCGTCAGTGTGATAAAAGATGCTCCAAATGCGGATCTTGCACAGGAATTTGTCAATTTTGTTCTGGATGAAGAAGCTCAGCTGCTATTTGCCAACTCCTTGTTTGACGGTCCGGTTAATAAGAATGTGAAGCTTGAAGGAGATATCGTCGATAAGGTGGCTTATGGGGAAGAGGAGATTGCCAAATTGATCAAAGTCGACTGGGAAACTGTTAATGCAAAACGGGCAGAGTGGACAGAACGGGCCAATAAAGAAATTGAAGTAGCCCATTAA
- a CDS encoding GntR family transcriptional regulator, with protein sequence MQIDKSLHIPLYRQVEQILEEKIITGQWEVGSQLPTEQELSDRFDVSTITVKRAVIELVNKGYLFRQRGKGTFVSGAAKEQDLNSIISLSTGSEQEHPHEMISFIYETAGSEIAQKLRLDPEDEVIRIERLKVENNDPLALEYTYLPADKCQGLTPEMINNDLIFNILKNRFHIALNRAKVFIRPYILPSHQAKLLHVEPGTPVFEWERTTYTKQEDIIEFSKFYIRSDKEVYYTEVQL encoded by the coding sequence ATGCAGATAGATAAAAGTTTACATATACCCCTATATAGACAAGTAGAGCAGATTCTGGAAGAAAAAATCATTACAGGCCAGTGGGAGGTAGGGAGCCAGCTGCCGACTGAGCAGGAACTATCCGACCGATTTGATGTCAGCACCATTACGGTTAAAAGAGCCGTGATTGAGCTTGTGAACAAAGGTTATCTATTCAGACAGCGAGGAAAGGGAACCTTTGTATCCGGAGCTGCAAAAGAGCAGGATCTTAATTCCATCATTTCGCTTTCCACCGGTTCGGAACAAGAACATCCGCATGAAATGATCAGCTTTATATATGAAACAGCAGGTTCTGAAATTGCCCAGAAGTTAAGGCTTGATCCTGAGGATGAGGTGATCAGAATTGAGAGATTAAAAGTCGAAAACAATGATCCTCTCGCACTGGAATATACCTATCTTCCAGCTGATAAATGTCAGGGGCTTACACCTGAAATGATTAATAACGACCTAATCTTTAACATCTTAAAAAACAGATTCCATATAGCATTAAACCGGGCTAAGGTATTTATCCGGCCTTATATTCTTCCCAGTCATCAGGCAAAGCTGCTTCATGTGGAACCGGGGACACCAGTGTTTGAGTGGGAGCGTACGACATACACAAAGCAGGAAGACATTATTGAGTTCTCAAAATTCTATATCCGCAGTGATAAAGAGGTTTATTATACAGAGGTTCAATTGTAA
- a CDS encoding alpha/beta hydrolase, which yields MLEVLTVSIFNQERKVRIYLPEHYYSSHKRYPVLYMHDGQNIFGAEEAIGGVSLDLHNHLDRSKSDLIVAAIDQNTEGEERINEYCPWKHGDFSEQLLGYKSSSGGKGSDYADFIVNELKPLIDRKYRTMSGENYMAGISLGGLLSVYAGCKYPDVSKRIAGMSSAFYRNQEEIEKLAGSTPSSEKIYLDCGTAEAGENSKISELFLESNKAVYEKLKSSGSEVELRIVEGAGHNYTAFKERIADVMEFFLN from the coding sequence ATGCTTGAAGTGTTAACTGTGTCGATTTTTAATCAGGAAAGAAAGGTCCGGATTTATCTGCCGGAGCATTATTACAGCAGCCATAAACGCTACCCGGTACTATACATGCATGACGGGCAAAATATTTTTGGTGCTGAAGAAGCAATTGGCGGAGTGTCCCTGGATTTGCATAACCATCTCGATCGATCCAAATCAGATTTAATCGTGGCAGCTATTGACCAAAATACAGAAGGCGAAGAACGGATTAATGAATATTGCCCATGGAAACATGGCGATTTCAGTGAGCAGCTGTTAGGGTACAAAAGCAGTTCAGGCGGCAAGGGGAGTGATTATGCTGACTTTATCGTGAATGAGCTGAAGCCATTAATAGATAGAAAATATAGAACAATGAGTGGCGAAAATTATATGGCAGGCATCTCTTTGGGCGGACTCCTCTCTGTTTATGCCGGCTGCAAATATCCTGATGTTTCTAAAAGAATCGCAGGGATGTCATCTGCTTTTTACCGGAATCAGGAGGAAATAGAAAAACTGGCAGGCAGCACACCTTCATCAGAGAAAATATATCTGGATTGCGGCACTGCAGAGGCGGGGGAAAATAGTAAGATAAGTGAATTATTTTTGGAGTCTAACAAAGCTGTTTATGAAAAATTAAAAAGCAGCGGATCTGAGGTTGAGCTTCGGATCGTTGAAGGGGCGGGGCATAATTATACGGCGTTTAAGGAGAGAATAGCTGATGTGATGGAGTTTTTCTTGAATTAG
- a CDS encoding mannitol-1-phosphate 5-dehydrogenase: MKQAVHFGAGNIGRGFIGALFSQSGYHVTFVDIAEGIINQLNEEKQYKVILAADKPESLTIENVSGLNNLTQEAEVIEAIKQADFLTTAIGPNILPRIAPLMAKGLAARAEAGITEELYVIACENQISATDLLKGYILENLESGINLQNVSFLNSAVDRIVPIQNNQGSLDVLVEPYHEWVVETTEDIPHIEGMKIVPELAPFIERKLFTVNTGHAVIAYFGYLAGKETIDQTLADGDIYKQVQATLGETGAYLIDRYDLNPDEHQKYIDKIIGRFENARLNDGVTRVGRSPIRKLGPEDRLVRPALQAQKAGLSFTNLAKAIAAALLFDNREDDEAVKLQDMIQESGVAYVLKEVCGLEESSELAREILKQYEALKN; encoded by the coding sequence ATGAAACAGGCAGTGCATTTTGGAGCAGGGAACATAGGAAGAGGATTTATCGGAGCTCTATTTTCACAGTCAGGCTATCATGTGACGTTTGTGGATATTGCTGAAGGGATTATCAATCAATTAAACGAAGAAAAACAATATAAAGTGATACTGGCAGCAGATAAACCGGAAAGCTTGACCATTGAAAATGTGTCAGGATTGAATAATTTGACTCAGGAGGCTGAAGTGATTGAGGCCATTAAACAGGCTGATTTCTTAACCACAGCCATTGGGCCAAACATCCTTCCGCGGATTGCGCCTTTAATGGCGAAAGGCCTGGCTGCCAGAGCAGAAGCAGGGATCACAGAAGAGCTTTATGTCATCGCATGTGAAAATCAAATCTCAGCAACTGACTTATTAAAGGGTTATATTTTGGAGAATCTGGAGAGCGGTATTAATCTTCAAAATGTATCTTTCTTAAACTCCGCTGTAGACCGGATTGTTCCAATTCAGAACAATCAGGGATCACTCGATGTATTGGTTGAACCGTACCATGAATGGGTTGTCGAAACGACTGAAGATATTCCGCATATTGAGGGAATGAAGATTGTTCCGGAGCTTGCGCCGTTTATCGAAAGAAAGCTGTTCACGGTTAACACAGGACATGCGGTTATTGCGTACTTTGGTTACCTGGCAGGGAAAGAAACCATCGACCAGACACTTGCTGACGGGGACATATATAAGCAGGTGCAGGCAACACTGGGCGAAACAGGTGCTTATTTAATAGATCGCTATGATCTGAATCCGGACGAGCATCAGAAATATATCGATAAAATTATCGGCCGTTTTGAGAATGCACGCCTGAATGACGGTGTCACGCGAGTCGGCCGTTCACCAATAAGGAAGCTTGGACCTGAAGACAGATTGGTCCGCCCGGCACTGCAGGCTCAGAAGGCAGGCCTATCCTTCACAAACCTGGCAAAAGCTATTGCTGCAGCGCTATTGTTTGATAACAGGGAAGATGATGAAGCGGTTAAGCTGCAGGACATGATTCAGGAAAGCGGAGTGGCATATGTACTGAAAGAAGTATGCGGACTTGAAGAATCAAGCGAACTCGCACGTGAAATACTGAAGCAATATGAAGCGCTAAAAAATTAA